ATCAATCCACTATCGATTATTGTGCCTAGTCTTTAAGCTCGCCTTTCCCTCACAGCCTTATCTACtgcatttccttttctcttttcttttttattccCTTGTGCGAACAACAACTCTTTACACCAGGGTTGCCTCAAACAATATCATTCAATTATGCGGATCTCCCAGATCTGCACCGTGCTCTCCACGGTAACCTCAGCCGTCGCTGTTGGTGTAAATCCCTTGCCGGCGCCGCGTGAGATCTCCTGGGGTTCCTCCGGTCCCAAGTCCATCGCCGGagagctgcagctgcgcACCGACTCTGACTCGGCTGACGGGATTGTGGCCGATGCATGGAATCGTGCATGGGAGACCATAGTCGCCTTGCGATGGGTCCCCGCTGCTACGGAAGCTCCCATCTCCTCCTTCGAACCTTTCCCAACCCCCACAGCGGGCGCTTCCAAAAAGTCGAAGCGTGCCTCAAATTCACTGCAATATGTCAACGTACAAGTCAAAGACATTGAGGCCGATCTTCAGCACGGTGTTGATGAGTCTTACACGCTCgatgtggaggaggattCGGATACCATCACAATTAATGCTGAGACCGTTTGGGGTGCTCTGCATGCATTTACCACTCTTCAACAGCTGGTCATATCCGATGGCCATGGCGGTCTGATTATCGAAGAGCCAGTCAACATCAAAGATTCTCCACTTTATCCCTACCGTGGAATCATGCTTGATACTGGTCGTAACTTCGTCTCCCTGCCCAAAATATTCGAACAGCTGGAGGGCATGTCCCTTTCGAAACTCAACGTCTTGCACTGGCACATAGACGATGCGCAATCTTGGCCTATTTGGGTCGACGTTTATCCCGAGATGGTCAAAGATGCTTATTCGCCCCATGAGATTTACTCGCGCAATGATGTCCGCAACATTGTCAATTATGCTCGGGCTCGTGGTATTCGTGTGATTCCCGAAATCGACATGCCAAGTCACTCCTCGTCAGGCTGGAAGCAAGTTGACCCCGAAATGGTTACTTGCACAGATTCCTGGTGGTCCAATGATGACTGGCCTCTCCATACCGCGGTTGAGCCAAATCCAGGTCAGCTTGACATCATCTACAACAAGACTTACGAGGTCGTCGGCAATGTTTACAAGGAGCTGTCGGACATTTTCCCTGACCATTGGTTCCATGTCGGAGGAGACGAGATCCAACCTAACTGCTTCAATTTCAGTACCCACGTCACCAAGTGGTTTGCTGAGGATCCCTCGCGCACGTACCACGACCTGGCTCAATACTGGGTTGATCATGCCGTGCCTATTTTCCAGAACTACAGCCAAGAACGCCGTCTGGTTATGTGGGAGGACATTGCGCTGTCCGCGGATAATGCACATGATGTGCCCAAGAACATTGTAATGCAGAGCTGGAACAATGGTCTAGAGTACATCTCAAACTTGACCGCTAGAGGCTACGACGTCATCGTGTCTTCCTCTGACTTTCTGTACCTGGACTGTGGTCATGGAGGCTTTGTCACCAACGACCCGCGGTACAATGTGATGGCTAACCCAGATGCGAATACCCCTAACTTCAACTATGGGGGCAATGGAGGATCGTGGTGCGCCCCTTACAAAACCTGGCAACGTATCTACGACTACGACTTCACTCTCAACCTCACTGAGACGCAAGCTAAGCATATCGTTGGCGCAACCGCTCCTCTTTGGGGCGAGCaagttgatgatatcaacgTCTCTAGCATGTTCTGGCCTCGTGCTGCAGCTCTGGCAGAGCTAGTCTGGTCCGGAAACCGCGACGCTAATGGCAACAAGCGCACCACCGAGATGACACAGCGTATCCTTAACTTCCGTGAATACCTCGTTGCGAATGGTGTTCAGGCTCAAGCTCTGGTTCCGAAGTACTGCTTGCAACATCCTCATGCTTGCGATCTCTACCGTAACCAAACCGCAATTCAGTAAACATAGTTGCTCACTTGATTACTCGTGTGCTTTGGTTCATTGGGTGGCTAAGCATAGCATGGGATGTACATAGCAACAATTCGGATAGCACCCTCTTGTCACGTTTTCAGTGTTACCTATCTAATTTTGATTAGCTTCTTACCAGCCACGTGCGATCGAGCAGCTGGTGTGTCTTATCAGATCTTACATTGTGAAACTATTCACGTATGTCTTTGATTCACATATACATTTCATGTAGACAGTATTGTAGTACGGTGATTCAAACTTGACATATTACTATATCATATCACTAtcaaagagaaacaaagccCACATCAAACAATGATACCGGCCAGCTTCTATCAACATGACCACCTTCAACTCAATGGTATACTCCCGCAGCCTACGCAAAGTAGACAAATGTACAATGGCGAACTACATAGTAGATCAACGCAAATAGACACCATACTGGACAACCAACGCTCATTCAAAATGGAAATCCACACCATGCACACTCAATCTACATGGATTTTGAGAAACAGCTCTCAAGTCTATCAAATTCAGTTTCCTATAACCTACGAACGTAGACCTAATGAATCGCCATTATTCCGTCTCACTCCATATGCAAACCAGACTCACAACCATCTATATCTGATAAAGGCAACCGTCGGAAGACGTGCCATCGTAGAACTtcccaaggatatcatcgatgTGGAGTAGGTAGCTATATAATGCTTATAGGTACCTATATATAAATGCTTACCCTACACTATTACATGATGACAAGCAGTatcccctttcttctttgttgaatACAAGGACATTATGGTCATGATCACCAGTCTCAATTGACActtctactactactactactactactactactactgatAAGGACCCAACAAGAAACCAGGTCTCTACAACACCCCCAAGGTACTACCAATGTCCCCAACCCCATCCTCAACTTAACTAGTACTTCAGACAAAAACAGCATTCAACCACCAAGGTACATACTTTACCAACATAGCAC
This Aspergillus flavus chromosome 1, complete sequence DNA region includes the following protein-coding sequences:
- a CDS encoding putative beta-N-acetylhexosaminidase naga (unnamed protein product) — protein: MRISQICTVLSTVTSAVAVGVNPLPAPREISWGSSGPKSIAGELQLRTDSDSADGIVADAWNRAWETIVALRWVPAATEAPISSFEPFPTPTAGASKKSKRASNSLQYVNVQVKDIEADLQHGVDESYTLDVEEDSDTITINAETVWGALHAFTTLQQLVISDGHGGLIIEEPVNIKDSPLYPYRGIMLDTGRNFVSLPKIFEQLEGMSLSKLNVLHWHIDDAQSWPIWVDVYPEMVKDAYSPHEIYSRNDVRNIVNYARARGIRVIPEIDMPSHSSSGWKQVDPEMVTCTDSWWSNDDWPLHTAVEPNPGQLDIIYNKTYEVVGNVYKELSDIFPDHWFHVGGDEIQPNCFNFSTHVTKWFAEDPSRTYHDLAQYWVDHAVPIFQNYSQERRLVMWEDIALSADNAHDVPKNIVMQSWNNGLEYISNLTARGYDVIVSSSDFLYLDCGHGGFVTNDPRYNVMANPDANTPNFNYGGNGGSWCAPYKTWQRIYDYDFTLNLTETQAKHIVGATAPLWGEQVDDINVSSMFWPRAAALAELVWSGNRDANGNKRTTEMTQRILNFREYLVANGVQAQALVPKYCLQHPHACDLYRNQTAIQ